In the Ranitomeya imitator isolate aRanImi1 chromosome 2, aRanImi1.pri, whole genome shotgun sequence genome, atagaaactgagttgtgggggtgtagcatgaggggacagtgtaagggcacagccaggaggggacagtatgccaaggagggggagtgtgatgagagagtacagtataaatactgagccctatatggggacacagtgtgagaggacagtgtgaagagggggccggtatggaaaggagaggtcagtgtgaagagaatgactccagagacgacgtcatctataaggtacctggatgtaaatgttatttgtgatactaactaattctcatgtttttatttatgttaggatcattaaaggggatgtccaggtttgtaatgaatctgcagtcattctttgtgactgcagacttctgacttctcacagagcgccctgcacactgtcaggattctctcgtgctggcgatttacatacatgcggtcacatgctgactagatatgtgtgacctcagtcaatgaaaatgaactgagagagtctagtcggaatgtggtcagaagtatacaaatcacatgcttgtgctgacatgactgtccaccggcaagaggGAATCCTAAAAGtgcgcagtgcatgcgttgtgagaattcagaagctgcgatgtcaggattcagctctgcaggttccagtagtcgtcacatggacacttcactcatatgcgattttcatacttatggtcctgtgacaacgagcttctcttctgcttctctcagttgttcactgaatattgagagcattagggagagcgacTCGTGGgttcatgactaagtgtgcaaatcgcttaTGTCCTGTGGGGGGGACGCCAAAatgtattcttgccccgggtgccagaaaccctagatacgcctctgttaaccagcatggcaaaactgacagctgctggtAGCAATCCTCAGCTTTCAGCTTTATCATGgccggatatcaagaatagaggggtcacacactgttttttaaaattatttaaataaatatttaaaaaaaaaacagcttggttTCCCCCACATGTTTGACagccaaccaagctaaagcagacagctggaggttggtaaagggccatgaatattgccccccaacctaaaaataacagtctgcagccacccagaaaaggcacatctattctggcgctttgcctgtctCTTCACACTTGCCATGTGGAGGAGCAagaggggttcatatttgtggggttcatgtcacctttgtattgtccggtgacatcaagcttagaaatggagaggtatctatgatacacttatccattactaatcctatagttaaattGTAAACAAACACAAAGCCAGaattaagtcctttatttgaaGTATAAAAAATCCCacaattttactttttttatttaaaaataacaaacacagttatacttatAGTGCTGAATCTTCAAGGAAGCGAATTTTCAAAAAAATCCTCAATTTGGGGAATGCCGATTTTTGCAAAATTCAAGTAGAGTTCAATTTCTCTCAACTTTATTTTCTCATTTCTACTTACTAGTAGTCGTAGAAGTAAAATCAGTTGAGTAGTCATGATAGCCATATAGGAAGGAAGCCCTGGCGGGGCTGCATTCAGCGCATGCGCAGTATTCACACCTGTGCAGGATCATGACTAAGGAGGCAGAAGATGTTATCTGCTTTTCTTAAGAATGTCAATCAAACTTAGTTGCAGTGTTTGGAATATGGGCACCTTGACTATTTATCTGTCAACTTCACATCCATGACTACTAGTTAATGCGattttgattaccgtatatactcgagtataagccgagattttcagcccaaaattttgggctgaaagtgcccctctcggcttatactcgagtcacggtagcggtggggtcggcgggtgagggggagagggcgctgaggcatacttacctagtcccagcgatcccggcgctccccctgcctgtcacaccgtCTTccatgctgcagctcttcctgtcagcggtcacgtgggaccgctcattagaaaaatgaataggcggctccaccttccataggggtggagccgcgtattcatttctctaatcagcggtgccggtgaccgctgatagagaaagaggctgcggcagcgaagaccagctgtgacaggcagagggagcgtcaggatcgctcggactaggtaagtatgtaatattcacctgtctgcgttccagccaccgggcgccgctccatcttcccggcgcctccatcttcccggcgtctctgcgctctgactgttcaggtcagagggcgcgatgacgcatatagtgtgcgcggcgccctctgcctgagcagtcagtgcgcagagacgccgggaccggatgctgggagctgcaagcaagaaagatgagtatggcattatttttttttttattgcagcagcagcaatggcagagcattctatggcacagctatggggcagtactgaacggcacacagcagtatatggcagctatggggcagtactgaacggcacacagcactatatggcagctatggggcagtactgaacggcacacagcactatatggcagctatggggcagtactgaacggcacacagcactatatggcagctatggggcagtactgaacggcacacagcactatatggcagctatggggcagtactgaacggcacacagcactatatggcagctatggggcagtactgaacggcacacagcactatatggcagctatggggcaataatgaacggtgcagagcactatatggcagagctttctatggcacatctatggggcaataatgaacagtatggagcattatatatggcacagctttatatggagcatcttatggggcaataatgaacggtatagagcatctatttttatttttgaaatttaccagtagctgctgcatttcctaccctaggcttatactcgagtcaataagttttcccagttttttgtggcaaaattaggggggtcggcttatactcgggtcggcttatactcgagtatatacgggtatgttTTCCAGCTACTCAGTGCATTTCTATTGACAGGATGCAATTTTAGAatgatttttttttggttttaaagtAAGTGTTTAAAAGTGTATTCCTATCTGAAGGATAGCATAATTAAATTAGTCTGCCATGTAATGGACAATTTAAGAATCCAAAAAGGACAAAAACACCTGCTTAAACAAAGAACATTGATTTATTCTGAGGTTTCCGACCTTTGTGACTTTTCTATGTGACTGGATTATCGACTAGCAGTTTCCAGCTTTGTGATCTAAAGGAATTCATCTTTACTTAAAAAAAATCCATGCAGGAATTTCTTTTCAGGGTAGACACATGGGCCATAAAATAGCATTTAATTGATAGAGCAAAAACCAGACAGACTGCATGGAAACTCACAGAACAAGTCACACCGAAAATATGGTATATGTACACTAAAAAGATACATTATTCACTGAGCAAATATACAGAGCATTGTGATGAACATCTGTACTTTTTACACTTAGAGATTGGAAAATACTGTCCTTCTGGGCTTCCTTCTACATGATTAAAGCTTATGTCTCAGATGGTCAACTCAACTGTATATGTTTTGGTATGTGGGAGGTAGACAGCCAAAGGAAACCAGAGCAAACAATGGACAGCATGTAGTCTCCATGATGATGGGGCAATGATGACTACTAGTCTACTGCTCACCACCATGCTAGCTTAGTATCCATACCTTGAGGAAGCCTACAGTGAATGCAAATGGTGGGATTCACATTCGTAGACCAACAGAGGCCCCAAACAGTTGTCTTATGTTTTAAACATAAAAGTAGCACCAGACCAATCAATTCTCAATTCATGGTCACACCTGAAGACTAGATGAAAGTGGTATCAAAGGAGCAGACAAATGTGACAGTCATAAACCATAGCCAAGACTCAGGAATGTATGAGATGTTACCACCAGAGATGAATGCAGTAACAGGAATGAAAATGATCAGGACTAGAAATAGACGTAAAGGACAGCTACTCAGCTCTTTTGTTGACAACATCCAAATTTCCTGCACCTTAAATAATCATTTGCATTCCAACTTTACGCTCAAGTTTCAGGAGGATTCAGCATATGCCAAAAGATATACTAACTGTTCCAAGAGACAACGAGGTCTTAACTTTTTCCAGGAGCCTCCTGAACATTGGACCagtttgtaagtatggtttaagccTATTTAAAATAAGGAACTGAATGGTGAGGTATGTGTAAAAAAGAATCCTTATACAAGATTGACAGAAATGCACATGATAGGCATGTGCACATCCCCATAGTGTTGATGCACGTGCAGAACAGGTAGCCGATGGCCAAGTCTACAAGAAAGGCTATTTTGCACATATTCTGAGAGATATGCACATGCGTGGGATATCAGTTGGGGCAACGTTGTCAAAAAGCCAACGCTGTCAATAAAGAAAGTGCTGGACAAAGCTGGCCAGCCTGACTGCCTGATGGATAATGCTCTGGACCTTGTGGCCCCACACATGGTGTTCCAAGTACTTATTTTGCAAAGAGCTTTAAAGAACTTTTCTTGACATCTAGATCATGTCAAGAAAACAAAATTATGATTCTTCTTAGGGCAAGCCACCTACATGGAAATGTCCTCACTTTAGAATATAATTTTGCCCTGTCAGTCAATCCTCCATGAAATTAAAAGGGTTATTCCCTGCTGCACAGGGTATGCTGTAAATGTTAGGACATGTTTCCAACCTTTTTCTACTCATAACTATTGGGTGGGGTCCCCTTACTTCCAACCCACCAAGTGAGATGGCCACTGGTAAATGATAACTGACTTGTAGGTACTCACTGAAATATAGGGACTATGCCAACACCAATGGTTTTTAATATGGCCAATAAATTATTATATATCTATTTTcttttaataaaggttatattacatAATTGTTGTAGTTATTACAAAAATTACTGAAATTAAGTGTGAATGTTTCAAATAGAGATCAGATTTCGCCATATAGTGGCTTTACATCCTTTAGTTGTCTAAAGCCTTAGCATTGTATAATATCTTTGACTGATCAGATGCATTATAGTGAGGCTTTAGACCATCATGTTCCTATTGCAGTAGACCAGAACTTCATATCTGGAATGGCCAACATCAGCCAGTGTTGGCACAAATATTTTTCAGTGTCCCAGTGGTGCTACCATTGTATCTTCAATTCACTCATATTTTCCAAGAATTGGAAGTCATCCACTTGAATTGAAGCAGAAAGTACAAATGTATAAAATACATAGTGTTATTTCAGATGGCAGCACCTGCAATATGGGCAATGTTCCTAAGAACCTCGCTGGCTTCTTCTTCATACTTGGTGGACAATAGTTTAGCTTTCTCTATGTTCTTCATGTTCTCTTCTAGGTTTTCCACCAGACGTATCTGGTCCAGATATCCAGGATTGACCTCCTTTATTTTGTTAGCCATTTCTTCTTGTTTCTGACATGAAGAAAACACCATGCCCCCCAGCTTGGTCTGGCTTCCAATAAGAACTTTGGTTGCCCTACTCAGCTCTTTCATTAGTTTCTGTGATTCCTGTAAGTTTACTGGGATATCTTCAGTTGGTTCCACAAGTAGATTAAAGTTGTATCCTTTCATTTGTATCTGGATGTTATAGTTGCCTGCAAAGGAAGAGCAGAAACTTATAAGATCTAAGTTGAA is a window encoding:
- the LOC138664214 gene encoding uncharacterized protein — its product is MSVFCCCVQASDNEDETVPFSKSIQVPKQVKVLEKGKNLAVKTVNVKEYDDKFIEIAELYNNQVESYTSMKESLSQLNEVNDSADLTSCIEKIKEKYSNYNIQIQMKGYNFNLLVEPTEDIPVNLQESQKLMKELSRATKVLIGSQTKLGGMVFSSCQKQEEMANKIKEVNPGYLDQIRLVENLEENMKNIEKAKLLSTKYEEEASEVLRNIAHIAGAAI